The window TGGAAATGATGGGTACGATGTGCGAAAATTACGGTAAGGCTATAGAGTTCAACTTGAAGACAACCGGGAATAAGAGACATCCAGCATAGGCTGTTGCGGAGTGTATGAGGTcaggaatttttttgtagGTTCATCCattatatgtatgtattcgtttatttatttatcGAATGAAATTAATATACATGATTATCTTTAAAGGTCTAATGAAACTAGAAACATtgactattattattgggTTGGAAGCATGTTGAATCTTTTCTTCAAGGTGACTCTTTGTCTCGAATATTTGTCGTCTGGAGAGAACCTGGCAGGATGAGCGGGCTTAGTGATTTCACCGTCTTCAGTGGCCTTCTTTAAGGTATAAATTCTTTTGCCATCTGGGCCCAAAGTAAACATTAAATGCATCTCTGACGGGTTTGAAACTAGCTAGAATGGCTGGTGTGTATTAGTTAGAGTTTGCAATAGGAGATGAGCTTCATTATAAAGTGTGAGTTGCCGATATTTGGattcttttggatttgaatttatttttttagaaaaatttttattttagtCACGTGAGTTGATTATATAAGCTGTACTGACCGGACTTGGTTTTAGTTTTACCAACATCTGGTACTGTATCTGTAAACCAATAAGAGGGGAAGGGGTGATGTGGAATGTTTGATTTAACCAGCTCCTGGGGCTCGAAAGTATTCCGAGCTAGTCTGGTATTGAGAACCAGGTGTCACCCGCACCTTGTtagtattttatttattttaaaaacaactaACAATCTTGTAAACTTACAGATTGAATAACCCATGCATTTAGCCTGCCTAGGATAAGAGAGCTCCTTCGCTTAAGCAAAGAGGAGGATATATCAAGGTTTTTTTCAACTGTTGCCGTTTGTCTTCCTGCCTGCCTAATCTTTTCTACGTAGACGAACAATACAATTGGATGCTGACACAGGTGTGTCAGTGCCgtaatttttttcttcccTTTAATGTAAGGTATTTGCTATTAAACAAATGGGAATACGAAACAATTTAAATAGTGAATGTCTAAGGTATGAGCAGTAAGGCGCTCATTACTAGGcacgtttctttttgcaGTGTGGTATAGTTTCTAGTAGATAACGTGAGCTTGAAAGCGGGTTCCAATGTTATATGGATAAGTTTAGAAAGGGGAGCGCATTCTAACAACTCACACCATCATCCTGTAAACAACATTGCAATCCAAAAACTAGTTTTATGGTAACTGTTACACTTGAAATCTATTGGTAGCATATTCTGAATGATAAATGTCGGAACGGAACATTAACCGTACGTATTGGTCTGATGAGTGGTTTTTGCTTCCTGAATCTATCAAACCCAAGGAATTGAAGTCTTTTCTAACCGACAGTGATAAAATAGGATCCTTTTCCTTCATGTGGTTCACAGTATTCATAATATCATTGCTTGCATACATGATTTTCTCCTTTGTCTATGAATACTCATACGCAATGAAAAAGAGGATCCAAAGAAGACATGAAGAAGCATTGATTTCTCAAAAGCCTATATGGATTTCTATCTGTGATTATCATACAAAACTATCACCTGCTGCACAGGATGCCTACCTCGAATATTCTCAGAGAATGTTCGAACAGCTAAGGGGGCGCTTAGAAGTGGAAAAGGCACAGTCCACCGCCATTCAAAACGCCAAGACCaaagctgaagaagaattgaatGGCCTAAAGCGCCTAACGGCATGGGCTTGTAAGCGTGCACATTTCTCCAAATGGAAGTTCAAAGAGCAAAGGCATATCATACTGGAGGATATGGTATGATGTTTAGCGAGCTCAGCTTAGCATCCCTTGACAAAAAGCCCTGCCTACCTAGTCCATTTCAAACACATTCAATACAGAAGTTTAAAAGCTGCCTACTAAACTATATTTAATTCACATACCATCAGTAGTAATATACCATAGCAATGCATACTAAAACTTCTGGCTTCATGCCTTCTATCTACTAATTGTACCCCATTCATTATGAACAGTGTCCAACCATTTTAGTTCTCCGTAACATACGATTTATTTTTCCGGCGCCCTAgctgttttaatatttacaagTCACCTAACAACGTATATACTCGTAAGTGGAGCAAGTAATAAGCGAGGACTGGGATGGGTGATCCATTTGCTACCTTATTATCTAATTTTAAAggagaaaagaaagaattgGTTCAAAGCTCTCCCCGTAATGCTTCTTTGAATGCTATTTTATGCGAATCCTCTTCGAAGTCTTTTGAATCTTCCTCCGCCTTGGACAAGTTACAAGTGCAGGATACATCTAAGAATGCCAAAACTGTGCAATATGACCCAGAAAATGCTTTTAGTGAACGAAATTCGGCAGATGATAGTTTAAATGAGCTCTTTTGCTTGCGTGATTCTGCTTCACCGTTGCCACCTCCTGAAAAGGAATCTATTGCCTTTGATTTTGATACTACGGTACGTGATTTAAACCCAGCTAATTTGAATGAAGCTATGTGGGGCCTAGAAGGTCCTTTATTGGAAGGTGTGCATGGGATGGAGTCTGAGCCAATAAATGCCCGTGGAATATCCACCGAAGATGCTAACTCATGTTATGATCAAGGACTTTTTTACATTGATGCCCAAGAAGTTCTTCAGAATGGTAAGAAATTTCAACAGAGAAATGGCTTTACTGCAGGCCAGAGATCAGATTCTGATAACGATAGAGTATTTACTTTCAGAAAggataatgaagaagagaatttgatatcatTTGCTTCAAACTTGTTTACAAAGGGCCGGGACTTGGTAGAGAATAAGATCAATAAAACCTTCGAAAATATAGGGAACAGAAGGTCTACGCCCTTCGAATTCAAACTGTTTTCCTCAGAGAACACAAACTCAAGAAGCCATACTAATAAATATGAACCAGAACTAAGCCGTGATTCCTCTAATTCAGATTATATTTCCAAGAAATTCGACGGTCTCAGTGTAGATGAAGATAAAGGTAACCCTTGTTtgaacaaagaagaaaattatGCAGATCTTCTAAGCCATGCTTTTCTTGATACAGGAGATACAGAAGCCAAAGATAGAATATGGGGGCAAAGTCAGAACGTTCACTCACAGGAATCGCTATATTCAGCAGAAGATGGGAAATTGATCGATTTTGATACGGAAGAGGCGCCACCACCAGCTTCAAAGGTAAGTAGTCATTATGTACCCATTTCTCAAATTGAAATGTCTGGATATCAGGAATTTAACATCAATGGTAAGCAATATTTCAGAAACGGAGATTACCATAATGCTCATCAACAGTATATCAAGTCACTAAACACTTTACCCGTTGGCCACCCCTTACGCATCGTTGCTTATTCTAACATTATTACAACACAATTAAAGATTGGTGAACACACTGAATCgttaaaaaatatagaaaaggCATGTGACTTATTGGATGGAAGCTCGTTAGATGGAATAATTCAGGGAACAAATCCTCCAAAGACTTATAAAgaattttggaataaaattatttcaaaaaaagcAGAGGTTTTGGAATACTTAGAGCACTATGATGAGGCATTAGCTGTTTACCGCTGTTTAATATCAAAAGGCGTATTTGATAAGAAGATCATCGAGGGTAAAACTCGGTGCCAAAAGCATTCTAAAATCACAAGCGAGCCAGCTACTGAAGATTCCGCTCTTGCTCCGGTACAAAAGGATAAGGTACCCAAATCCAATAATTCGTCCATACCTGAACGAAGAATTCGATCCCAAAAGGCTGAGGAACTTATAAAAAAACGCCAAGAGATGaaggaattggaaaaacaaaaatttcGATTACATGACAAAGTCCACTCCAAAATCCAGTCTTGGATTGATGGTAAGGAGACTGATTTACGTCACTTGCTGAGCAGATTATCCTTAGTGCTGACATGGACTAATTGGAACCATATAGGTGCGAATGATCTAGTTATTCCTAAGAAAGTGAAGATCATTTATATGAAAGCGATCAGTAAGGTGCATCCCGATAAGGTTCCTTCCACATTGGACTTAGAAAGCAAAATGCTTGCggaagatatatttagCGTTTTGGGTAATGCATGGAATGTATTCAAGTtaaataatgatattaacTAGTTGATATTGTAATAAATCATTAGATGAgttaacaaaaaattaatttATATAGCTCTCTTACCATATTTTTTTGCATAAATTCCTAAAGCCTTAATAGGGAATAGGAAACGATATGTAGGGTATTCGATGGCACATGAGTGGTTGAAAATACCTTCAATTTGTTCGAATTTCCATTCTCCAGACCTTAATTGCCGGGATTTAAGTAATTGGATACCACGGTCAATTACTTCTTTATCCGGATAGTCCGCTAGCAACAGGCCTATTAGAGCCCATGAAGTCGGGACAACAAGAGAACctttatcatcatttatATAGCACATTAACTCTGCGGACTTGATTGATTCACTCCATCCGCCATCAGATAATTGCTTTTTAACTAAGAAATCACAACCTCTACGAACCACCTCAGAGTTTTCATAGTTCTCTCCAATAGTATATAATGCCTCTAGTGCAAACATACCTGCATAGGTATAACAGATACCCCAACAACCGTACCACGATCCGTCCTTGCCTTGAACCTTTTTAATGTAATCTGCAGCAATTTTCACCGAATGATCAATATCATCCTTACGATAGTCATAATACTCACTGAAATAAGTCAAACCTAAAATACAAGAATCCGTGCACTCAACATAGGGATATTCAACCATAATATTCTCAAACACTTCAGCCGGGTTCAACTTCTCCATTATTAAGGGAGCCCTAATTTTTTCGTATGTTGCAAAGGAGCCATATTCAATTGAGCCAACATTCTGCAAGCTCAACAAGACATCAATGGCCTTTTGTAATGCTTCTTCCGATATTTCATCATGGATAGCAGCAAAAACAGGGGAGCGCTTTACCATTATAACCGCCTTTAATGCTTCAGCTGTACAATCAGACACTGTATATCCTTGGGTTTTTGTGGAAAATGGCCAACCACCAACACGCTTATCCCTATAACTGCCAGAAACACATTCATGTGTAAACTGAGAACGACATAAGAACTTATAGGCATTAGTAACAGCATCTTGAAATTCTGGTAGTTCAGCAAGATTAGCCATAAACAAATACTGcacaaaaaaagaacagtCCCAAACCTGAGAACCGTTGGTCCCCATAACAGTCATACCTTGTGGACCATGGAACACATTTCCTGCAAATGCTTCCATTAATCTTTCAAACTCAGGAGAATCAGCGCCCTCTTCTATACAGGTAACAATTGAACAGAATGCAGCGCTCACTGGCGCAACGCACAAGTACTCAGTGTTCACAATCTCCTTCCGAATCAATTCATAAACCTTCTTATTGCTATATTTTACAAGCCAATCGGGTCTCAGATAATTTTGATACCATACAATCGCAGAATTTATCACATTTAATATCGTTGAGTGTGGAAAGTATAAATCCACTTGGCATACAGTATTTCTGTGCTTCGAAAATTGAATTTCATCGAAATTTGTGGTATAAATCTCATTTCTAATTTCCTGAAGCAAAGGAGTTAATTCGCAAGCGTAAGAAATACCACATAAATAGCTCATTGGAAGGTATATCGCCCTAGTATGAATCCACCAGCGGGCAGGATGTATTGGAACAATGTAAGGTAGTGTCCAGAACTCTGCTGGAGCTGGGTTGACACCTTCCCACTTGTACAGATTAAGAATTGATAACCAGATCTTTCCCCAATGAGGAGCACCAATCGCCCCCCCCAATCTATGCAACGTAGATCTGGCCCTTCTGCACACAACATGATCCTTGGACATTCCCAGCAACCGTAAAACGATATAATTTAACACAGTGCCAAAAACAGTCGATTTGCCCGTAGTATGTAACCCCCACCCACCATCAACTGGATGGGCAGTGTTAACAATATATCTTATTATCTCAATCTTCTCACACTCTGGGATCTCCTTCCGTCCAACATACATAGAACCAACATAACATATAGTCATAAACATAGGTCCTTTATACTGGTTAGGAAACGTCCCTGAATCTTGGTTTTGTAAAAGCTTCAAAAAACTAGCACCATTGTAAGCAGCGTTGTAAGCCTTGAAGTTGGCATCACCATTCCCAACATCTGGCTCAGGTGTCGAAAAATTATCCGCATTTAGCAACCATTTTGTACAGTTACACTGTGGAATCTTCTTGGAGTCCGCCTCACTGATATATTTCCATGACGTTTCACCCAGAGAAGTACAATTCAGCCTCCACCGAGATGGGTCTGTCGAAGGAAGTCCCAAGTAGTCTGAATATAACTCAACCATCCCCATCTATATCGAACCTTCAATAACACCTTAATATGCGACCAAGTTAGAATGCTGAAAAGAGGGTTTTACCGGTCTAGGGATCTTTTTTCGGTTTCCAAATTAATATTGAAGTTGACCTAAAAGTTGCCCATAGATGAAAACTAGATCATGATAATGACGCAGGGAATTCACCGAAGTGATTTAACACTTAAAAGTTATTAAATTGACATGGTGATTAAAAACATAATCCCCCAATACTACaatgtttgaaaaaattaGTAGCAACATGAATAGTTTTATAGTTAACCAGCGGTACATACTAGTGTATCCCAGCTTAGTTTTTGGTGGAGCCGTCATGAGGCTTTTAGCTGGAAGTGAAAGGCTTGAGAGTGTCAGGAAAAGTTGGTATTTATTAACTGAGGGAAATATGGTGAACTATTTATTTGTAATTAATGGAAATAACGTTTGGTTGgtgctatatatattgatggCAGGCGTTCAGTGTTACATTAGAACCAAAGAATCTGACTCTTTGCCACTTGGTGGTTCGGTTCCAGGGTCTAGTTCAAGAGAACGGTACACAATATTCTTATGTTTGGTCAAGCAGTTTATTGTGAAGTTAGCATTGAAGATGGTTCTTCTCGATAGaattttttggttgatTGACCATGTATTTATATGGACTGGGGGAAGGTGTACTGTGAGCGACACGAAAAGTTCTATGGAATGCTACAGATTACATGGGAAATGGGTAGGGGGGTTTGATATTAGTGGTCATTTTTGCTTTGTGACAAATCTTAGTTTGATACTATGGTGTGAATTATTTAGTTTGGAGCAATATTTGAGTGCTAACGAAATACGTCTGAGGAAACGCCTTATCTGGATTAAATATATGATTTTGCTCGCTCTAGTGACatggatatttattttgtGGGTAACAGCGTTATTTTATCACACACTTCTAGAAAAGGTGCTAGGTTTGATATTAGGGTATGTGTGTCCTGTTGTGATGTATGCGATAATTCCTTATTATCCGAAGTTACAAAGGATCTTATACTGAGCCCTGTAGTATAAGGATTTTATCGGGTAAATCAACCAGAGGACCCAGTATTATTTTACTCCACTCATTATGCCTTTCTATATCAATATCACAGTCGATAATGGATCGATCCCGAAGTTGTGCAACCACTGTTATTATCTCTTCGCCAGTGAGCTGGAATGACAACATGACAGCGTATGAGTCTACTTTGATGTTCTCAAACAATTGGGGATCTAAATTGCAAATAAATTGCAATCTGTAATGAATTGCAAGTAACTCCATATAACATTTTTTAGCAAAAATATACACTTCTTTGTCCATTGAAATTATTCCATGGCCAGTAGTAGACCagatttgttcaatatcAATCACCTTGGGGATGGTGTGCTTGTATAGATCCCAAATTTGATTTGCTTTGGGACGCCGCTTCAGTATTATATAGTAAGGAGGCTCGTATTTCAACGTTGTTTCGTTAAATACTTCCAATCTGATTCCCAACAGTTCAGCCACTAGAGAAGTGCTATCGTGATGGGTATTACTAGCAAGCTTCCCCGGGTCTACTAGAGGGAAAAACGTTATTCCTGACATTCTATAACAATTTTCGATCTCAACAAACTTCTCCAACTCGTTATCCGGTCGAATAGACGTCGCAGAAGACTTCATCAGCTTATTCCGTTTACTAGGAGATCGAACAATCTCAGTATCGAAAAACGAAGCGATGGTTGGATCAAACATCCGGTGTTCAACATCATGCTGCATCTGCAATACCCAATCATGTTCCGGAATATTACGAGGTAAATTTCGTCGTCTGTTTGGCGAAGACGGACCAGTAAGTTTCAAAGGTGAAGACGACCTGGAACTGTCATTGTCTTTGCCAGCGTTCTTGTTTATATCCTCGGATAAGATGTATTGCTTGAGATCTGGATGTTCCACCCACAAAGAAGAACCGCTACCCTCCAGTAGATGGTTTAATTTAGTATTAGTACCAATAGACACATCTCTAGGCTTATTTTTGCTTTcctttatttttatatcGATGGATGTCAATTGTTCTTCGATAGATGTAActggttttaaaaagaatttttaGTACGCTGGACAGAAGAGCTTATTGAACAAATGTAAAAATATGAGTATACATACTTTCCTTGGTAAGTGCATCAATATCTTGCTTCAGATCACTCAACTCAGCCATTGCTTTGAGATTAAGTTAGATCTTGAAGCTGTatcaataaatatatacgTATGGTTATACAAAAAAGCTCGACATTAATATGTATTTCTTCACAAGGCTACAGATCCTGATAGGGCGCGATCCATTTCCTGGCTGGACCAAAGTGTAACTTCAACAACCAAGGCATCAGAGTCATTGCGAGCTAAGTTACGTTTAGTCATGGCTTCTTTTGCCGCTATTCGAGCGACTTTTGAAGAGGGGATGGAATAGCCTACTATCCAATTGCCTGGTAGATGGTAAGTTGCTTTGGCAATCAACTCGGTGACTTTTTTTGATGGGCCCACATCTTTCACTTGAGAAAGCCAGTGAAGTTTTGCTTTAAGAAGCGACCTCTTCCACGCGTAGCACTTGTAGAGGACTCCACTTCCCACTGGCAACTGTGGTGCTAATATTATTTGTTTCCCGTGCTGACCAATTAGTGGACCGGGTCTTAGAATTGTTAAGTGCGTTAATCCCGGAACGTCATATGTTAAATCGTTTTCTAATTTCTGCTTTGTCCTAAAATAAGGGCTTAAAACTCCTAATGCtaaattgttgaaactTGTTACAATCACCATATGTTTTATCAaactctttttttggtCTGGTGCGAAAACCTTGGCCATATCCATGTTTAAAGTGTAGTCCACAAAGGATCGTGGAGTTTTCATTTTGCGTGACTCCCAAGAACTTGACCCAAGGGTAGATATTAAAGTCTCGACCTGATCTATTGATGGCAAATACACTTCGATACGGTCATTAAGGGGCTTGCGATTTCCTGTGAATAGTTCTGAGAATGTTTTATCCCACTTCTTTGAATCATTTTGAATGATCTGAAAAACATTTACGGTGACATTCTTCACTTCATCAGTGGGCAATTTCAATTCCCAATCAAACTGATCCCATTGAAATTCTAGGCCGTCCAATTTACCAATTTCAGTGATATGCTGCTTTATTTTAAGGTCATATTTCCTAATAATATGTGGCTCTCCCCCATAATTTACCACAGCCGTCCATGTTGGTGGTAACTTCGATATGCTAAAGTCGACAGTTTTAAGTCTTCTATTGAAACACCAGATATTCTTGGTCAACTTCAGATCATACAAGACCCCACTGGTCCATGGAGCCATGCATCCCTTCAAAACCTGAGAACCAGTTAGCCCCGTAGATCCTAGTATAATAACATTGTCCCCTTTCTCGTTGACTTTTGGAGGATTAATACTAACCTTTGGAACACTAATAGCTTTTGCAGCACTACTATCCTCCGGAGGGGGTGGAGAATTTACCGGCGTGGTGGTGCTAATAATCTGTTGATTCTGGTCATGTTTAAATAATTTATTTCTAG is drawn from Eremothecium cymbalariae DBVPG#7215 chromosome 8, complete sequence and contains these coding sequences:
- the SWA2 gene encoding auxilin-like protein SWA2 (similar to Ashbya gossypii AGR352C), with protein sequence MGDPFATLLSNFKGEKKELVQSSPRNASLNAILCESSSKSFESSSALDKLQVQDTSKNAKTVQYDPENAFSERNSADDSLNELFCLRDSASPLPPPEKESIAFDFDTTVRDLNPANLNEAMWGLEGPLLEGVHGMESEPINARGISTEDANSCYDQGLFYIDAQEVLQNGKKFQQRNGFTAGQRSDSDNDRVFTFRKDNEEENLISFASNLFTKGRDLVENKINKTFENIGNRRSTPFEFKLFSSENTNSRSHTNKYEPELSRDSSNSDYISKKFDGLSVDEDKGNPCLNKEENYADLLSHAFLDTGDTEAKDRIWGQSQNVHSQESLYSAEDGKLIDFDTEEAPPPASKVSSHYVPISQIEMSGYQEFNINGKQYFRNGDYHNAHQQYIKSLNTLPVGHPLRIVAYSNIITTQLKIGEHTESLKNIEKACDLLDGSSLDGIIQGTNPPKTYKEFWNKIISKKAEVLEYLEHYDEALAVYRCLISKGVFDKKIIEGKTRCQKHSKITSEPATEDSALAPVQKDKVPKSNNSSIPERRIRSQKAEELIKKRQEMKELEKQKFRLHDKVHSKIQSWIDGKETDLRHLLSRLSLVLTWTNWNHIGANDLVIPKKVKIIYMKAISKVHPDKVPSTLDLESKMLAEDIFSVLGNAWNVFKLNNDIN
- the YFT2 gene encoding Yft2p (similar to Ashbya gossypii AGR350C) — protein: MFEKISSNMNSFIVNQRYILVYPSLVFGGAVMRLLAGSERLESVRKSWYLLTEGNMVNYLFVINGNNVWLVLYILMAGVQCYIRTKESDSLPLGGSVPGSSSRERYTIFLCLVKQFIVKLALKMVLLDRIFWLIDHVFIWTGGRCTVSDTKSSMECYRLHGKWVGGFDISGHFCFVTNLSLILWCELFSLEQYLSANEIRLRKRLIWIKYMILLALVTWIFILWVTALFYHTLLEKVLGLILGYVCPVVMYAIIPYYPKLQRILY
- the HIM1 gene encoding Him1p (similar to Ashbya gossypii AGR348W) — protein: MTEEVREPPTITAFGSVRTVDTVNSGHYRLSRKTSLHYQDIKIKIKSTRNKLFKHDQNQQIISTTTPVNSPPPPEDSSAAKAISVPKVSINPPKVNEKGDNVIILGSTGLTGSQVLKGCMAPWTSGVLYDLKLTKNIWCFNRRLKTVDFSISKLPPTWTAVVNYGGEPHIIRKYDLKIKQHITEIGKLDGLEFQWDQFDWELKLPTDEVKNVTVNVFQIIQNDSKKWDKTFSELFTGNRKPLNDRIEVYLPSIDQVETLISTLGSSSWESRKMKTPRSFVDYTLNMDMAKVFAPDQKKSLIKHMVIVTSFNNLALGVLSPYFRTKQKLENDLTYDVPGLTHLTILRPGPLIGQHGKQIILAPQLPVGSGVLYKCYAWKRSLLKAKLHWLSQVKDVGPSKKVTELIAKATYHLPGNWIVGYSIPSSKVARIAAKEAMTKRNLARNDSDALVVEVTLWSSQEMDRALSGSVAL
- the NOP10 gene encoding snoRNP complex protein NOP10 (similar to Ashbya gossypii AGR354W) yields the protein MHLMFTLGPDGKRIYTLKKATEDGEITKPAHPARFSPDDKYSRQRVTLKKRFNMLPTQ
- the MCM21 gene encoding Mcm21p (similar to Ashbya gossypii AGR349W) → MQHDVEHRMFDPTIASFFDTEIVRSPSKRNKLMKSSATSIRPDNELEKFVEIENCYRMSGITFFPLVDPGKLASNTHHDSTSLVAELLGIRLEVFNETTLKYEPPYYIILKRRPKANQIWDLYKHTIPKVIDIEQIWSTTGHGIISMDKEVYIFAKKCYMELLAIHYRLQFICNLDPQLFENIKVDSYAVMLSFQLTGEEIITVVAQLRDRSIIDCDIDIERHNEWSKIILGPLVDLPDKILILQGSV
- the ERG7 gene encoding lanosterol synthase ERG7 (similar to Ashbya gossypii AGR351W), with product MVELYSDYLGLPSTDPSRWRLNCTSLGETSWKYISEADSKKIPQCNCTKWLLNADNFSTPEPDVGNGDANFKAYNAAYNGASFLKLLQNQDSGTFPNQYKGPMFMTICYVGSMYVGRKEIPECEKIEIIRYIVNTAHPVDGGWGLHTTGKSTVFGTVLNYIVLRLLGMSKDHVVCRRARSTLHRLGGAIGAPHWGKIWLSILNLYKWEGVNPAPAEFWTLPYIVPIHPARWWIHTRAIYLPMSYLCGISYACELTPLLQEIRNEIYTTNFDEIQFSKHRNTVCQVDLYFPHSTILNVINSAIVWYQNYLRPDWLVKYSNKKVYELIRKEIVNTEYLCVAPVSAAFCSIVTCIEEGADSPEFERLMEAFAGNVFHGPQGMTVMGTNGSQVWDCSFFVQYLFMANLAELPEFQDAVTNAYKFLCRSQFTHECVSGSYRDKRVGGWPFSTKTQGYTVSDCTAEALKAVIMVKRSPVFAAIHDEISEEALQKAIDVLLSLQNVGSIEYGSFATYEKIRAPLIMEKLNPAEVFENIMVEYPYVECTDSCILGLTYFSEYYDYRKDDIDHSVKIAADYIKKVQGKDGSWYGCWGICYTYAGMFALEALYTIGENYENSEVVRRGCDFLVKKQLSDGGWSESIKSAELMCYINDDKGSLVVPTSWALIGLLLADYPDKEVIDRGIQLLKSRQLRSGEWKFEQIEGIFNHSCAIEYPTYRFLFPIKALGIYAKKYGKRAI
- a CDS encoding uncharacterized protein (similar to Ashbya gossypii AGR353C), which gives rise to MSERNINRTYWSDEWFLLPESIKPKELKSFLTDSDKIGSFSFMWFTVFIISLLAYMIFSFVYEYSYAMKKRIQRRHEEALISQKPIWISICDYHTKLSPAAQDAYLEYSQRMFEQLRGRLEVEKAQSTAIQNAKTKAEEELNGLKRLTAWACKRAHFSKWKFKEQRHIILEDMV